The window ACCTTTCTTATAACCTCTATAATTATAAGCCTTTAATATAATATCTCTAGCTTTTAAATCTTCATTCTCCCTTATAGTTCTAGAAGGTGCTGTCTTTAAATAATGATAATAACCTGAACGTGAAACCCCTAAAATTGAGCAGCAATAAGAAACTGTGCCTGAATAATCTTTTTTAGACACAGTCTTTAAAATTAACTCATATACTTCATTATTTGTTAGATTTACGCAGTTGTTTACCAGCCTCCTTTCTGTCACGTCGAGCTTTTTTAGCAATTCTAATTGTTCCTCAAGCAGTTTTATTTTAGCTTCTTGTTTGCTAATAATATCGTCCTTTGAAACTGGAGCATTACTTGGTCTGCCTGAATTCACTCTTCTAGTATCACTTAATCCTATAATTCCATCTTTCTTGTACGCTTTTATCCATCTGGCTGCCGCCTGTTCATAGCGCTTGACACCAAGTATTTCAACGTCAAATCCAGCATCAATGAAAATAGTTCGTGGTGTGCTTCCTCTTAAATACTCCTCAATAAACATTATTTTAAACTCGTCAGAGTATGTTATTGACTTCTCGCTAACGCGCTTTACATAAGGGTTCTTATTTAATCTTTCAATATTGTCTTTTGAAAATGTAATTTTACTCATACTAAAGGCCTCCATATTCAATGATAATTATACACAAAAAAGTACCTATAAACTAGACACTCTTTTTTATGTGTCCAATCTATAGGTACCATTTTAATGATTTCTAAATTGTTTAGGAGTCATCTTTTTTAATCCCCATTGACATCTATAATTATTATAGTAATCCATGTAATTATCAACTTTATTAATTACTTCTTCAAGTGTAGAACATGTTTTGAAATCTACTTCATCCTTCATATGACCAAAGAAGGATTCTTGAGGTGCATTATCCCAGCAGTTACCACGTCTAGACATGGATTGTCCTAGATTATGGCTTTTTAGTAATTTTTGGAATTTAGGGCTTGTATAGTGGACCCCTTGGTCAGAATGGATAAAAGCTTCATCATGTAAATCAGCTTTATGTGTATTAACTAATTTTTTAATTGTAATTGTAGCTATATCTAAAGTAATTCGATCAGATACATGATATGCTAGAATATCGTTACTAGAGCTATCTTTGATAGCTGATAAATATGCCATTTTATTTATCCCGTAAGGGATGTATGTGATATCAGTAAGTAGCACCTTGCCAGGAATACCCTGTTTGAAATTTCTCTGTAGCAGATTAGGTACTACTCTATGTTCTTTTGTCGCTTTGGCTATTCTTCTATACGGATTGGCTTTTCTTATAGGACATACTATACTGTATTTTCGCATAATCCTTTGGATTTTTTTTCTACTGTATATAATACCAAACTCATTTTCTAGTGTCATTTTAATTGATCTAGAACCTTTCTTATAACCTCTATAATTATAAGCCTTTAATATAATATCTCTAGCTTTTAAATCTTCATTCTCCCTTATAGTTCTAGAAGGTGCTGTCTTTAAATAATGATAATAACCTGAACGTGAAACCCCTAAAATTGAGCAGCAATAAGAAACTGTGCCTGAATAATCTTTTTTAGACACAGTCTTTAAAATTAACTCATATACTTCATTATTTGTTAGATTTACGCAGTTGTTTACCAGCCTCCTTTCTGTCACGTCGAGCTTTTTTAGCAATTCTAATTGTTCCTCAAGCAGTTTTATTTTAGCTTCTTGTTTGCTAATAATATCGTCCTTTGAAACTGGAGCATTACTTGGTCTGCCTGAATTCACTCTTCTAGTATCACTTAATCCTATAATTCCATCTTTCTTGTACGCTTTTATCCATCTGGCTGCCGCCTGTTCATAGCGCTTGACACCAAGTATTTCAACGTCAAATCCAGCATCAATGAAAATAGTTCGTGGTGTGCTTCCTCTTAAATACTCCTCAATAAACATTATTTTAAACTCGTCAGAGTATGTTATTGACTTCTCGCTAACGCGCTTTACATAAGGGTTCTTATTTAATCTTTCAATATTGTCTTTTGAAAATGTAATTTTACTCATACTAAAGGCCTCCATATTCAATGATAATTATACACAAAAAAGTACCTATAAACTAGACACTCTTTTTTATGTGTCCAATCTATAGGTACCATTTTAAAAAGATATCTCCTTTTTAATTCACATGTTATTTAATTTTATGTGGGTTATCTAAACTTACTATAAAAATATATAACATACTAATCGGTATTTTAATCCCCTTTATTTTCGATTAAGTACATGATTTTCCTTAGAATTCTACTTACTTATCGTCTTTATTTTTAATATACAAGAACCTTTTTTGATTGTCCTTTATAAAATGATA is drawn from Tepidibacter hydrothermalis and contains these coding sequences:
- a CDS encoding IS3 family transposase is translated as MSKITFSKDNIERLNKNPYVKRVSEKSITYSDEFKIMFIEEYLRGSTPRTIFIDAGFDVEILGVKRYEQAAARWIKAYKKDGIIGLSDTRRVNSGRPSNAPVSKDDIISKQEAKIKLLEEQLELLKKLDVTERRLVNNCVNLTNNEVYELILKTVSKKDYSGTVSYCCSILGVSRSGYYHYLKTAPSRTIRENEDLKARDIILKAYNYRGYKKGSRSIKMTLENEFGIIYSRKKIQRIMRKYSIVCPIRKANPYRRIAKATKEHRVVPNLLQRNFKQGIPGKVLLTDITYIPYGINKMAYLSAIKDSSSNDILAYHVSDRITLDIATITIKKLVNTHKADLHDEAFIHSDQGVHYTSPKFQKLLKSHNLGQSMSRRGNCWDNAPQESFFGHMKDEVDFKTCSTLEEVINKVDNYMDYYNNYRCQWGLKKMTPKQFRNH